The Centroberyx gerrardi isolate f3 chromosome 8, fCenGer3.hap1.cur.20231027, whole genome shotgun sequence genomic sequence CACAGGGGTAGGTGTACCTCCCCATCATGTCATAGATTGACTTCATGATCGCCAGCATCTcctgagagaagaggagaggtgaaagaCTCTGATTTcagtctttttctctgtttctgaaTCATTTCTACGTCTACATATTTCCAGTGTGTTTTATGGGAATAAAGATGGCTTTCCAAACACAAGACAAGATTAAACATGTGGTCCCCCATGAATGACGCAGTCCCTCATatatcaccttgttttgacctgtaatagCAGCACCCGATGCACCAATGCCAGAATGCAGTGGTGAGTCATGGTGAGTTTTGTTAGAATTGAATCATTGCTGGTGCATTTCATCATGGGGGACATGTCATTCTAgtccataaacaaaacaaactaccAAGGTCCTTTGTAAAACCTGTGTAAAATGGGTCTCAAATTTTGTCAGGAAAGCAAAACAAATTGTccagcaaaacaaaagaaatcaatgtgaactatcactatcacttgttgtgtttatatgtggTGAAGCCAAGACAGGGAGCAGAAGCCACTGTAGCTGTGGAGAACAAGCTAAAGAATTGGTGCTCCAGAGGCTTGTGTATTGTTTTGCGTCAACTGGCTGTGGTTTCTAAATTGTGACATGTTCTAGACATGTTGTCCTCCATGAAAAATGCAGTCACCCCTTGGCCAATCACTAACACCATGCATCaaccctccaagtttcatcataAGTTTGAAAATTTGACTTTTACATATAGCACCCCAATCAGGCCAATTAGTGTGCTTTTTTAAATGCTAGAACACattgccaaaatgcatcatccctccaaggtttagcaaaatcacatcagtattgTCTGAGATGCCgcatttgaataaaaaaacagtgttttggtTGAACTCTCCCCGCTGTCTGTGATCCTGTGTTTCTCAAACCCTGTAGAAGTGTCACAACTGCACAGCCTGTCCTCACATACCTCTTTGGTAATGTAGCCGTCCTTATTAATGTCATAGAGGTTGAAGGCCCAGTTGAGCTTCTCAGTGACCGAGCCCCTCAGCAACACAGACAGGCCAATGACAAAATCCTCAAAACGGATTGAGCCATTTCTGTCGATGTCAAATGCATTGAATAGGAAATGAGCGTAGGTGGTTGCATCTGTTTCACAGTGGgtgggggaaagagagacaagggaCAAAAACacgaaaaacaagaaaacaggaGCCAGGGTCATATCGTTTCACAGCAGAGATTGAATACATTTTGCTTGCatgtaagagcaagagagagggagagagaaagataatgagagaggagagattgtTTCATCGTCTAACCTCCTTGGGGAAAGAACTGAGAATAGATGGACTTGAATGTCTCCTCATCAACCAACCCACTGGGACACTCCtgccagagagaggaagagagagagaaaggggtgtGTATTGGAATATTTCAGGCCTATATATGGCATACTAATGGCGGTAGAGCAATTAAGACCATCTCAATTCTCCATAAGATCGAGCAGCGCCCGGACGTACGTTCTTGAAGCCCCTATAGAGAGACTGCAGCTCCTTCTTGGTGAACTTGGTCTGAGCCTGCAGCTGGTCCAGCCCCTCCGGTTGGTGACGCACCGTCGACAGCTCCAAGTCACTGTCACTACtgtctgtgggagagagagagagagagggatggacagagagagagagaggaagaaagagagagagagagagtgggaaagagagagagagagaaagacgcggagaagggaagagatcaagagaaaaagagggaggatggGGTAGACATTGAGTGCGAGGATGCAGGCCAACATTCAGGGAGGGACGGGACCACACGTTTAAGAGGGAGGCATCGGTTACAGGAACGGGTGGGGGAAGGTGCGAGAACAAGAGAGTTAGCAAAAAACTATAGAAGAGCAAAAGGCAGACAAATGGGGGactgaaaaagaagaggaggtaCTTTCTTTATAGCGGGGTCGCTACCAAATAAGCATCGTTTAGGTTTATCTGTGTCCAAAAAGCCAGTTGTGAGGTCGAAAATTTGAGAAATTCAATCAACGGCACCTTTACTCACAAAGCAAATTACGAATGTAATTTGTGTCGCGGCAATGTTGGTTACTAGttcacacacactaagagaAAGCACTGCATGACTGGGAAAAAGGAAACATCATTCAAAAAGGAGGGAG encodes the following:
- the kcnip3b gene encoding calsenilin is translated as MKCCLVKWIIASTQPQDKGESSDSDLELSTVRHQPEGLDQLQAQTKFTKKELQSLYRGFKNECPSGLVDEETFKSIYSQFFPQGDATTYAHFLFNAFDIDRNGSIRFEDFVIGLSVLLRGSVTEKLNWAFNLYDINKDGYITKEEMLAIMKSIYDMMGRYTYPCVRDEAPSEHVDKFFQKMDRNRDGVVTIEEFIETCQKDENIMNSMQLFENVI